In the genome of Meles meles chromosome 4, mMelMel3.1 paternal haplotype, whole genome shotgun sequence, one region contains:
- the SLC25A36 gene encoding solute carrier family 25 member 36 isoform X2, giving the protein MTQRDTLVHLFAGGCGGTVGAILTCPLEVVKTRLQSSSVTLYISEVQLNTMAGASVNRVVSPGPLHCLKAIYFAAYSNCKEKLNGVFDPDSTQVHMISAAMAGFTAITATNPIWLIKTRLQLDARNRGEKRMGAFECIRKVYQTDGLRGFYRGMSASYAGISETVIHFVIYESIKQKLLEYKIASTMENDEESVKEASDFVGMMLAAATSKTCATTIAYPHEVVRTRLREEGTKYRSFLQTLSLVVQEEGYGSLYRGLTTHLVRQIPNTAIMMATYELVVYLLNG; this is encoded by the exons ATGACCCAGAGGGACACGCTTGTGCATCTGTTTGCCGGGGG ATGTGGTGGTACAGTAGGAGCTATTCTGACATGTCCACTGGAAGTTGTAAAAACACGGCTGCAGTCATCTTCTGTGACGCTTTATATCTCTGAAGTTCAGTTGAACACCATGGCTGGAGCCAGTGTCAACCGTGTAGTGTCTCCTGGACCTCTCCACTGCCTAAA agCAATATACTTTGCTGCTTACTCAAACTGCAAGGAAAAGCTGAATGGTGTATTTGATCCGGATTCTACCCAGGTACACATGATTTCAGCTGCAATGGCAg GTTTTACTGCAATCACAGCGACCAACCCCATTTGGCTTATAAAGACTCGGTTACAGCTTGATGCAAG GAACCGTGGAGAAAAGCGAATGGGTGCTTTTGAATGTATTCGTAAAGTGTATCAGACAGATGGACTTAGAGGATTTTATAGGGGCATGTCTGCTTCATATGCTGGCATATCAGAGACGGTTatccattttgttatttatgaAAGTATTAAGCAAAAACTACTGGAATATAAGATTGCTTCTACAATGGAAAATGATGAAGAGTCTGTGAAAGAAGCGTCTGATTTTGTGGGAATGATGCTGGCTGCTGCCACCTCAAAAACTTGTGCCACAACTATAGCATATCCACATG AAGTTGTAAGAACAAGACTACGTGAAGAGGGAACAAAATATAGATCTTTTTTGCAGACACTATCTTTGGTTGTTCAAGAAGAAGGTTATGGGTCTCTTTACCGTGGTCTAACAACTCATCTGGTGAGACAGATTCCAAACACAGCCATTATGATGGCCACCTATGAATTGGTGGTCTACCTTCTCAATGGATAG
- the SLC25A36 gene encoding solute carrier family 25 member 36 isoform X1 gives MTQRDTLVHLFAGGCGGTVGAILTCPLEVVKTRLQSSSVTLYISEVQLNTMAGASVNRVVSPGPLHCLKVILEKEGPRSLFRGLGPNLVGVAPSRAIYFAAYSNCKEKLNGVFDPDSTQVHMISAAMAGFTAITATNPIWLIKTRLQLDARNRGEKRMGAFECIRKVYQTDGLRGFYRGMSASYAGISETVIHFVIYESIKQKLLEYKIASTMENDEESVKEASDFVGMMLAAATSKTCATTIAYPHEVVRTRLREEGTKYRSFLQTLSLVVQEEGYGSLYRGLTTHLVRQIPNTAIMMATYELVVYLLNG, from the exons ATGACCCAGAGGGACACGCTTGTGCATCTGTTTGCCGGGGG ATGTGGTGGTACAGTAGGAGCTATTCTGACATGTCCACTGGAAGTTGTAAAAACACGGCTGCAGTCATCTTCTGTGACGCTTTATATCTCTGAAGTTCAGTTGAACACCATGGCTGGAGCCAGTGTCAACCGTGTAGTGTCTCCTGGACCTCTCCACTGCCTAAA agtgATCTTGGAAAAAGAAGGGCCTCGTTCCTTGTTCAGAGGATTAGGTCCCAATTTAGTGGGGGTGGCTCCTTccag agCAATATACTTTGCTGCTTACTCAAACTGCAAGGAAAAGCTGAATGGTGTATTTGATCCGGATTCTACCCAGGTACACATGATTTCAGCTGCAATGGCAg GTTTTACTGCAATCACAGCGACCAACCCCATTTGGCTTATAAAGACTCGGTTACAGCTTGATGCAAG GAACCGTGGAGAAAAGCGAATGGGTGCTTTTGAATGTATTCGTAAAGTGTATCAGACAGATGGACTTAGAGGATTTTATAGGGGCATGTCTGCTTCATATGCTGGCATATCAGAGACGGTTatccattttgttatttatgaAAGTATTAAGCAAAAACTACTGGAATATAAGATTGCTTCTACAATGGAAAATGATGAAGAGTCTGTGAAAGAAGCGTCTGATTTTGTGGGAATGATGCTGGCTGCTGCCACCTCAAAAACTTGTGCCACAACTATAGCATATCCACATG AAGTTGTAAGAACAAGACTACGTGAAGAGGGAACAAAATATAGATCTTTTTTGCAGACACTATCTTTGGTTGTTCAAGAAGAAGGTTATGGGTCTCTTTACCGTGGTCTAACAACTCATCTGGTGAGACAGATTCCAAACACAGCCATTATGATGGCCACCTATGAATTGGTGGTCTACCTTCTCAATGGATAG